The following are encoded together in the Arcticibacterium luteifluviistationis genome:
- a CDS encoding RagB/SusD family nutrient uptake outer membrane protein, with product MKKILNILFAGLMLSALNSCNDLDTTPYVGEVSDLVYQDADNYKKVLAKLYAGLAVSGIEPQDGNVDLKGIDGGSQSYLRAYWYLQEFTTDEAVVGWGDPGLPDLHASSWTASNQWTSNFYSRALYQVTVANEFIRESSPEKLEARGLAGNTQIPLYRSEAKFLRALSYYHALDMFGSVPFVTEADPVGAFLPEQISRADLFTYLETELKALENELPGPQANEYGRADQGAVWMTLAKLYLNAEVYTGTPKYNEAAEYAKKVIDAGYTLSPNYQANFMADNDQSNELIFTINYDGNQTATWGGTTTLIHAQIGGTMNPADFGVDGGWSGFRTTPEFVALFDNGTDGRRLLHSDGQKLEIDEIGTFDNGYAVAKWSNLTSAGVAGKSLAHTDTDFGVYRLSDAYLMYAEAVTRGGSGDQALALSLVNQLRTRANAAPVTALSLDFLLDERGRELFWEAHRRTDLIRFGKFTTGYNWAWKGNIKEGRDIGTHMSLFPIASSDIVANTNLVQNSGY from the coding sequence ATGAAAAAAATATTAAATATACTCTTCGCAGGTTTGATGCTTTCGGCATTAAATTCCTGTAACGATTTGGACACAACACCTTATGTGGGTGAAGTATCAGATTTAGTCTATCAAGACGCTGATAATTATAAAAAAGTATTGGCTAAGCTATATGCAGGTTTAGCAGTATCAGGTATTGAGCCACAAGATGGCAATGTGGACCTGAAAGGAATTGACGGAGGTTCTCAAAGTTACTTAAGAGCTTACTGGTACCTTCAAGAGTTCACAACAGATGAGGCCGTAGTAGGTTGGGGAGACCCAGGATTGCCTGATTTGCATGCTTCTTCTTGGACTGCGTCAAACCAATGGACTTCAAACTTTTACAGCAGAGCTTTATACCAAGTTACTGTTGCAAACGAATTCATCAGAGAATCTTCTCCAGAGAAATTAGAAGCTCGAGGATTAGCTGGTAATACACAAATCCCTCTTTATCGTTCGGAAGCTAAGTTTTTAAGAGCATTGTCTTATTATCATGCATTAGACATGTTTGGTAGTGTTCCTTTTGTAACGGAAGCTGACCCTGTGGGTGCCTTCTTACCAGAGCAAATCAGCAGAGCTGACCTTTTCACTTACCTAGAAACGGAGCTTAAAGCTTTAGAAAATGAACTTCCTGGCCCACAAGCCAATGAATACGGAAGAGCTGACCAAGGAGCCGTTTGGATGACGCTAGCTAAACTTTACTTAAATGCTGAAGTGTATACAGGAACTCCCAAGTACAATGAGGCTGCTGAATATGCTAAAAAAGTGATAGACGCAGGTTATACGCTAAGCCCTAACTATCAAGCCAACTTCATGGCAGACAATGACCAATCTAACGAGCTTATTTTTACTATAAATTATGATGGTAATCAAACTGCTACATGGGGAGGAACTACAACACTTATTCATGCTCAAATAGGTGGAACTATGAATCCAGCAGACTTTGGTGTTGACGGTGGATGGAGCGGTTTCCGTACCACGCCTGAATTTGTAGCTCTATTTGATAACGGAACAGACGGTAGAAGGTTACTTCACAGTGATGGTCAAAAACTAGAGATTGACGAAATTGGAACATTTGATAATGGCTATGCGGTAGCCAAATGGTCTAACTTAACTTCAGCTGGTGTGGCAGGTAAAAGCCTGGCTCATACAGATACTGACTTTGGTGTTTACAGACTTTCTGATGCCTACTTAATGTATGCTGAGGCGGTAACAAGAGGTGGTAGCGGCGACCAAGCTTTAGCCTTAAGCCTAGTGAATCAATTAAGAACACGTGCTAATGCCGCTCCAGTAACGGCTCTTTCTTTAGACTTTTTACTAGACGAAAGAGGAAGAGAACTTTTCTGGGAAGCTCACAGACGTACAGATTTAATTCGTTTTGGAAAATTCACTACCGGTTATAACTGGGCATGGAAAGGAAACATCAAAGAAGGACGTGATATAGGTACACACATGTCATTATTCCCAATAGCTTCTTCCGACATCGTGGCCAATACCAACCTTGTTCAAAACTCAGGTTACTAA
- a CDS encoding LytTR family DNA-binding domain-containing protein, giving the protein MKEIPNEAVFLGAQTFLLPQNITHLEADVNYTTVYSGSGKQQTLSTTLHKVHKCSNEHGHFIRISRKHVVNMDFVENQKKDGRILENGLKLSFSRRMGKAFLENLNLLNLTA; this is encoded by the coding sequence ATGAAAGAAATTCCAAATGAAGCAGTATTCTTAGGAGCCCAGACTTTCCTGCTACCTCAAAACATCACACACTTAGAAGCAGACGTGAATTATACCACCGTATATTCAGGATCTGGCAAACAACAAACCCTTTCCACCACCTTACACAAAGTGCATAAATGCTCGAATGAGCATGGTCATTTTATAAGAATAAGCCGTAAACACGTGGTGAATATGGACTTTGTGGAAAATCAAAAAAAAGACGGACGCATATTAGAGAATGGCTTAAAACTAAGCTTCTCTAGACGAATGGGAAAGGCCTTTTTAGAAAACTTAAACCTTCTAAACTTAACAGCATGA
- a CDS encoding glycoside hydrolase family 13 protein, with the protein MKKALLLILFIQSTLSAQHIERVEPSNWWIGMKEPMVQLLVHGNQISDFAPSFKYKGVKIEAVHKTENPNYLFLDLIISKKAEAGIVNINFANKADKETFKFELKARRQNSAQREGFNTSDAIYLITPDRFANGNPNNDNVDGYSDKAAPSKEFGRHGGDIQGITEHLDYISDMGFTAIWPMPLEENNMDDASYHGYAITDFYKIDPRYGSNQEYYKLSAEGKKYGVKLIKDVVLNHCGSNHWWMKDLPSKDWINYEGNFKGTNHRREVQRDIHASQADTKVFSDGWFVSTMPDMNQRNPFLANYLIQNSLWWIEMANLDGLRVDTYPYSDQSFSSRWSKRIMEEYPNFNITSEEWSTNPAITSYWQRGKVNANGYQSYVPTPMDFPLQDALVKGLNESIAWGTDFNRVYQSISNDFQYADASSLLIFADNHDMSRIYTQLHENYDHFKMAMVLMATMRGIPQFYYGTEILMTNPNSDSHGEIRGDFPGGFENMSRNAFTAIGLSEQQKEAQNLLKTLLNYRKSNPVLHTGKLIHFGPENGVYVYFRHSDAGKVMVILNKNEKPQTLDLSRFRELLPENSIVKNVLSKETLTLGQSLELKGSSATVFEF; encoded by the coding sequence ATGAAAAAAGCATTATTACTAATTCTGTTTATTCAGAGTACGCTATCTGCTCAGCACATTGAGCGAGTAGAACCTAGCAACTGGTGGATAGGCATGAAAGAACCTATGGTTCAATTGCTAGTGCATGGCAATCAAATCTCAGATTTCGCTCCTTCGTTTAAATATAAAGGGGTCAAAATAGAGGCCGTACACAAAACAGAAAACCCAAACTATCTTTTCCTCGATTTAATAATTTCAAAGAAGGCTGAAGCTGGAATTGTTAACATCAATTTTGCTAACAAGGCAGATAAGGAAACCTTCAAATTCGAATTAAAAGCAAGGAGACAAAACTCCGCTCAAAGAGAAGGATTCAACACTTCAGATGCCATTTATTTGATTACACCAGACAGGTTTGCCAACGGAAACCCTAATAATGACAATGTAGATGGCTACTCCGACAAAGCTGCTCCGAGCAAAGAATTTGGAAGACATGGTGGCGATATTCAAGGTATCACTGAGCATTTAGATTATATCTCAGATATGGGTTTCACAGCTATATGGCCAATGCCATTGGAAGAAAACAACATGGACGACGCCAGCTATCATGGATATGCCATTACAGATTTCTATAAGATTGACCCAAGATACGGTTCAAATCAAGAGTACTACAAACTATCTGCCGAAGGCAAAAAGTATGGTGTAAAACTTATCAAAGATGTGGTGCTAAACCATTGCGGAAGTAATCACTGGTGGATGAAAGACCTACCATCAAAAGACTGGATTAACTACGAAGGAAACTTCAAAGGCACCAACCATAGAAGAGAGGTTCAAAGAGACATTCATGCCTCTCAGGCAGATACTAAGGTATTTTCGGACGGTTGGTTTGTAAGTACTATGCCCGACATGAACCAAAGGAATCCGTTTCTTGCTAATTACTTGATTCAAAATAGCCTTTGGTGGATTGAAATGGCAAACCTTGACGGTTTACGTGTAGACACCTACCCATATTCTGACCAAAGCTTTTCTAGCAGATGGAGCAAAAGAATCATGGAGGAGTATCCAAATTTCAATATCACCTCAGAAGAATGGAGTACAAACCCTGCCATCACATCTTACTGGCAAAGAGGAAAAGTAAACGCGAATGGCTACCAATCTTACGTGCCTACGCCTATGGATTTTCCGTTGCAAGATGCTTTGGTAAAAGGACTGAATGAGTCGATAGCTTGGGGTACAGATTTCAACAGAGTGTACCAATCTATCTCTAATGATTTTCAATACGCCGATGCGTCTAGTTTATTGATTTTTGCAGATAACCATGACATGAGTCGTATTTATACACAGCTACATGAAAACTATGACCATTTTAAAATGGCAATGGTTTTGATGGCTACCATGCGTGGTATACCTCAGTTTTATTATGGTACTGAGATATTGATGACCAACCCAAACTCAGATTCTCATGGAGAAATAAGAGGAGATTTCCCTGGTGGTTTTGAAAACATGAGTAGGAACGCTTTTACAGCTATTGGCCTTTCGGAACAACAAAAAGAAGCACAAAATCTCCTTAAAACACTCTTAAACTACAGAAAATCAAACCCTGTATTGCACACTGGAAAACTAATACACTTCGGTCCAGAAAATGGCGTGTATGTTTATTTCAGACATTCTGATGCCGGTAAGGTAATGGTGATTTTAAATAAGAATGAGAAGCCGCAAACTCTTGATTTGAGTAGATTTAGGGAGTTATTACCTGAAAACAGCATTGTAAAAAATGTACTTTCTAAGGAGACTTTGACCTTAGGTCAATCATTAGAACTAAAAGGTAGCTCTGCTACTGTTTTTGAATTTTAA
- a CDS encoding SusE domain-containing protein, with protein MKNILNKVYVLLGMVVLLSSCEKEEIRAVLDPAAKPVVTLSSSSLELSKENADANALTVSWEKPAFGFNAGAQYRILVGKAGSNFVEAQVFSTGSDLSRSWTNKQLNGLLQSMGFEPAAAGELEIAVESILSEAQVQRSEVMPLSAVGYLDKLDLSSPWGIVGSAAANGWDGPDMPFFKTSEAGIFVAYVMLADGEIKIRQNNDWAVNYGDTGMDGVLDDGGDNIAVTAGTYAVTFNSNNLSYTIEPLSWGIVGSAAPNGWDGPDLEFSYDPSSDQWRAIGTLADGEMKIRKNNDWALNYGDVGADGSLEENGDNIAVSAGTYLITFNQTELTYTIEAIDIPGIVGDASPNGWDGPDVSLMPDFSREGVWVAYNVTLTDGAIKIRMNNDWAVNYGDTGADGTLDQDGDNISVSAGTYDVEVNLADLGNITYTLTAK; from the coding sequence ATGAAAAATATATTAAATAAAGTCTACGTCCTTTTAGGAATGGTAGTTCTTCTTAGTTCATGTGAAAAAGAAGAGATTAGAGCAGTTTTAGACCCTGCCGCAAAGCCAGTGGTTACATTAAGCAGCAGTTCATTAGAGCTTTCTAAAGAAAATGCTGACGCCAATGCCTTAACAGTTTCTTGGGAGAAACCAGCATTTGGTTTTAATGCAGGAGCCCAATACCGTATTTTGGTTGGCAAGGCAGGTTCAAACTTTGTAGAAGCACAGGTTTTCAGCACAGGTTCTGACTTGAGCCGTTCTTGGACAAACAAACAACTAAACGGATTGTTGCAAAGCATGGGTTTTGAACCAGCTGCTGCCGGAGAATTAGAAATCGCTGTGGAGTCAATCTTAAGCGAAGCTCAAGTGCAGCGTTCAGAAGTGATGCCTTTATCTGCGGTAGGATATTTAGACAAATTAGACCTTAGTTCTCCTTGGGGAATAGTAGGTTCTGCTGCCGCAAACGGATGGGATGGACCAGATATGCCATTTTTCAAAACATCAGAAGCTGGCATTTTTGTAGCTTATGTCATGTTAGCAGATGGTGAAATAAAAATCAGACAAAATAACGATTGGGCTGTTAACTATGGTGACACTGGTATGGATGGTGTTTTAGACGATGGTGGTGACAACATAGCAGTAACAGCTGGAACTTATGCCGTAACATTTAATTCAAATAACCTTAGCTACACCATTGAACCACTTTCATGGGGAATAGTAGGTTCTGCCGCTCCAAATGGTTGGGATGGTCCAGATTTAGAATTCTCTTATGACCCAAGTTCTGACCAGTGGAGAGCAATTGGCACATTAGCTGATGGCGAAATGAAAATCAGAAAAAATAATGACTGGGCTTTAAATTATGGTGACGTTGGTGCTGATGGAAGTCTTGAAGAAAACGGCGATAACATTGCTGTTTCAGCTGGCACTTATTTAATCACTTTTAATCAAACTGAACTTACCTATACCATTGAAGCCATTGACATTCCTGGAATAGTAGGAGATGCTTCACCAAACGGTTGGGATGGCCCAGATGTAAGCCTTATGCCTGACTTCTCTAGAGAAGGTGTTTGGGTAGCTTATAATGTCACCCTAACTGACGGAGCCATCAAAATTAGAATGAATAACGACTGGGCTGTAAACTACGGTGACACAGGAGCAGACGGTACTCTAGATCAAGATGGTGACAATATTTCAGTAAGTGCAGGTACTTATGACGTTGAGGTTAACCTAGCTGACTTAGGAAACATTACCTATACGCTTACAGCAAAATAA